The Hominilimicola fabiformis genome has a window encoding:
- a CDS encoding crossover junction endodeoxyribonuclease RuvC produces the protein MKDTILVGLDTSSTKTGWSYYVNGNFTDSGVLNFSKQKNSGIRMQDMVNSIYEKLSTLKVDIVAIETTAVTRNASSQRMLTMILGAVYGWCVNNNVEFVMFRPSEWRALISKEKKGRKRDELKQWSVQTVEKLFKKKVSDDEADAILIAQALVNKYE, from the coding sequence ATGAAAGATACGATTTTAGTAGGTTTGGATACTTCCTCAACTAAAACAGGTTGGAGTTACTACGTTAATGGAAACTTTACCGACAGTGGAGTTTTAAATTTTAGTAAGCAAAAAAATAGTGGTATTCGTATGCAAGATATGGTTAATTCCATATACGAGAAATTATCTACTCTAAAAGTAGATATAGTGGCGATTGAAACTACGGCTGTTACGCGTAATGCATCGTCACAAAGAATGTTAACTATGATCTTAGGTGCTGTTTATGGTTGGTGTGTTAATAACAATGTTGAATTTGTTATGTTTAGACCGAGCGAATGGCGTGCTTTGATTAGCAAAGAGAAAAAAGGTCGTAAACGTGACGAATTAAAACAATGGAGTGTTCAAACGGTTGAAAAATTATTTAAGAAAAAAGTAAGTGATGACGAGGCAGATGCAATCTTAATCGCACAGGCTTTAGTCAATAAGTATGAATAA
- a CDS encoding BRO family protein, translating to MNNQMQIFSNDIFGNIRTTIINNEPWFVGKDITNILGYQNGSRDINRHVDDEDKLTERIVMSGQNREVTFINESGLYSLILSSKMPNAKKFKRWVTSEVLPTIRRTGGYIPISSNEDELTIMAKAHKILERTLEEKNQLLETKSKALAIAQPKADKYDKLMSAKGYISFNVAAKQLGWGRNKLMAFLRDKDVLFRDGLSNIAYQKYCKLGYFVVKFSIGKNGYACGVTKVTPKGLDFIYKLLSTEQVA from the coding sequence GTGAATAATCAAATGCAGATATTCTCAAATGATATATTCGGAAACATTAGAACAACCATCATCAACAATGAACCTTGGTTTGTAGGTAAAGATATAACAAATATCCTGGGATACCAAAACGGTAGTCGAGATATTAATCGCCATGTTGATGATGAAGATAAGCTGACCGAACGAATTGTTATGTCAGGTCAAAACCGTGAAGTAACTTTCATCAACGAGTCAGGTTTGTACAGTCTTATCTTATCAAGCAAAATGCCAAATGCGAAAAAGTTTAAGCGTTGGGTTACAAGCGAAGTTCTGCCTACTATCCGAAGAACCGGAGGTTATATTCCGATTTCAAGCAATGAAGATGAACTTACCATAATGGCAAAGGCTCATAAAATTCTTGAACGCACATTAGAAGAAAAGAACCAACTTCTTGAAACCAAATCAAAAGCCTTAGCTATTGCTCAGCCAAAAGCAGACAAGTATGATAAACTTATGAGTGCAAAAGGATATATAAGCTTCAATGTTGCTGCTAAACAATTAGGTTGGGGAAGAAATAAGCTTATGGCTTTTCTCCGTGACAAAGATGTATTGTTCAGAGATGGTTTATCCAATATAGCATATCAGAAATATTGTAAATTGGGATATTTTGTTGTAAAATTCTCAATAGGCAAAAATGGATATGCTTGTGGAGTAACGAAAGTTACACCTAAAGGATTGGATTTTATCTATAAGTTACTTTCAACTGAACAAGTAGCATAA
- a CDS encoding retroviral-like aspartic protease family protein, producing the protein MSSAFTIGYKNVMNKLLTEIEIIYNDVSMKTVALWDTGATNCCISKEVVNELSLIATGKIGMQTPNGQSEANTYLVDINLPNDVKINDVQVADSEIGLQKIGMLIGMNIINQGDLAISHYNSKTVFTFRMPSEHTTDYVKQIQFKNVIGKPHGKGKRKHKKR; encoded by the coding sequence ATGAGTAGTGCTTTTACCATTGGCTATAAAAATGTAATGAATAAATTACTTACTGAAATAGAGATAATTTATAATGATGTTTCAATGAAAACAGTTGCATTATGGGATACTGGTGCAACTAATTGTTGTATATCAAAAGAAGTCGTTAATGAATTGTCTTTAATTGCTACAGGAAAAATAGGAATGCAAACTCCAAATGGTCAATCAGAGGCAAATACATATTTGGTAGATATTAATCTTCCCAATGACGTAAAAATTAATGATGTTCAAGTTGCAGATTCAGAAATTGGATTACAAAAAATAGGTATGTTAATTGGTATGAACATCATAAACCAAGGTGATTTAGCAATTAGTCATTATAATAGTAAAACTGTTTTTACTTTTCGGATGCCATCTGAACACACAACCGATTATGTAAAACAAATTCAGTTCAAAAATGTCATTGGTAAACCGCACGGTAAAGGTAAAAGAAAACATAAAAAAAGATAA
- a CDS encoding RNA-guided endonuclease InsQ/TnpB family protein, protein MLITKKIRLKPTTEQEILFRKSAGVSRWAYNFFLGENKRIYREYIDNGKVGKKSISEGDVRKYINNVLKPTTHSWLKEVGSNVMKQGVKDANLALQRYFKDLSGKPKFKSKHKDRPSFYVNYESLSRKQGGFQGEKIGFVKTSESLPKLNKNEKYSNPRITFDGKYWYLSVGYEAKENTVELTDESLGIDLGVKDLAICSNGKVYKNINKTQRVKNLEKKLKREQRKLSRKIENNIQSYKSNRSPVYKRPLKECQNVQKQNRLIRNIHRKLANIRQNYLHQTTTEIVKTKPSRIVMESLNVSEMMKNKHLSKAIQQQKFYEFKRQIEYKSKLNGIEFIQVDKFYPSSKTCSCCGNIKKDLKLSDRMYKCDVCGLVIDRDYNASINLANYEVI, encoded by the coding sequence ATGCTGATAACAAAGAAAATCAGACTTAAACCGACAACTGAACAGGAAATATTATTTCGTAAAAGTGCTGGTGTATCGAGATGGGCATACAACTTCTTTTTGGGTGAGAATAAACGAATATACAGAGAGTATATTGACAATGGAAAAGTTGGTAAGAAAAGCATTAGCGAAGGCGATGTTAGGAAATACATAAATAATGTATTAAAACCAACTACTCATTCTTGGCTCAAAGAAGTTGGAAGTAATGTAATGAAACAAGGTGTTAAAGATGCCAATCTTGCATTGCAAAGATATTTCAAAGACTTGTCCGGAAAGCCTAAATTTAAGTCTAAACATAAAGACAGACCGAGCTTTTATGTCAATTATGAAAGTCTTTCAAGAAAACAAGGTGGTTTTCAAGGAGAAAAAATAGGCTTTGTAAAAACATCGGAGTCGCTTCCTAAACTAAATAAAAATGAAAAATATTCAAATCCAAGAATAACGTTTGACGGAAAGTATTGGTATCTATCTGTTGGTTATGAAGCGAAAGAAAACACAGTGGAATTAACAGACGAAAGTTTAGGAATAGATTTAGGAGTTAAAGATTTAGCAATTTGTTCAAACGGAAAAGTTTATAAAAATATAAACAAAACTCAAAGAGTTAAAAATTTAGAGAAGAAACTAAAACGTGAACAGCGAAAATTATCAAGGAAGATTGAAAATAATATTCAATCATATAAATCAAATAGAAGCCCTGTATACAAAAGACCTTTGAAAGAATGTCAAAACGTTCAAAAACAAAATCGTCTAATACGAAACATACATAGAAAACTTGCAAATATTCGTCAAAACTATTTACATCAAACAACGACAGAGATAGTGAAAACCAAACCATCTCGAATAGTTATGGAAAGTTTAAATGTAAGTGAAATGATGAAAAATAAACATTTATCAAAAGCAATACAACAACAAAAATTTTATGAATTCAAAAGACAGATTGAATATAAGTCAAAACTAAATGGAATTGAATTTATTCAAGTTGATAAGTTTTATCCAAGTAGTAAAACTTGTAGTTGTTGTGGAAATATCAAGAAAGATTTAAAACTTTCGGACAGAATGTATAAATGTGATGTTTGTGGTCTGGTTATTGACCGAGATTACAATGCAAGTATAAATTTAGCAAATTATGAAGTTATATAA
- a CDS encoding DUF6514 family protein: protein MYELIETKNNDISSYGIKCGNVRIEDISTKKNTVERLVSMANQYDLSPIHLHDFVEDFVENI, encoded by the coding sequence ATGTACGAATTAATTGAAACGAAAAACAATGATATATCTTCATACGGCATTAAGTGTGGTAATGTGCGGATAGAGGATATATCAACAAAGAAGAACACAGTAGAGAGATTAGTCTCTATGGCGAATCAATATGACCTCTCCCCTATTCATCTACACGACTTTGTGGAGGATTTTGTGGAGAATATATAG
- a CDS encoding ImmA/IrrE family metallo-endopeptidase, whose translation MYFFVYGLMFCFGNTNEKGDNNMCKILNEIGGLTAYELLEKYSISLSPPIDIKKLVDNIGIRLVRYDFSEAEKAGNYPQNSIIGAALSEKDSLNILYATKMTLNRIRFTIAHELAHCCLHNDNLEINHLELRTDDNSDRERDANIFAGELLIPYSSLMSIYNQLLKPSLSVLAQIFQVSTSVMKARLNYLELRFVDDSSDTLQEG comes from the coding sequence GTGTATTTTTTTGTATATGGATTAATGTTTTGTTTTGGAAATACTAATGAAAAGGGTGATAATAATATGTGTAAAATACTCAATGAGATTGGTGGATTAACTGCCTATGAACTTCTTGAAAAATATAGCATAAGCTTATCCCCACCAATTGATATAAAGAAATTAGTTGACAATATAGGGATTCGTTTGGTTCGCTATGATTTTTCTGAGGCTGAAAAGGCTGGCAATTATCCACAGAATAGTATCATCGGTGCGGCGTTGTCCGAAAAAGACTCTCTTAATATCTTATATGCGACTAAAATGACACTGAATAGAATAAGATTTACAATCGCTCATGAATTAGCACATTGCTGTTTGCATAATGATAATTTAGAGATAAATCATTTAGAATTAAGAACTGATGATAATTCAGATAGAGAGCGAGACGCAAACATTTTTGCAGGAGAACTTCTTATTCCCTATTCAAGTTTGATGTCTATATACAATCAATTATTAAAACCATCATTGTCGGTTTTAGCACAAATTTTTCAGGTTTCGACTAGTGTTATGAAAGCAAGGTTGAATTATTTAGAATTAAGATTTGTAGACGATTCATCTGACACACTTCAGGAGGGATAA
- a CDS encoding phage tail tape measure protein, with translation MKTRDIGIISLMSNYDSKSIKQVIDKLDKQVKSEVNGKFNAIGDEIRKQFESAMNVVQRPTLKNANITSYLTDLIKNIMGSGSPADISEYITDFTNRMEALHKIVASSDYKDLLRPLSGNQIDKLLTEADKIAELQQTIANRNANLVKNREQIIKANPAKTKPSEILKSYVKKESGYTVDKNISSELSDFASLKIGNSSEDVNKQLQNYQLLLNVFEKLNLEKKHMTDGSKELVGYNNQLEDTYNKILNIEKSIPELKEFRESLAQSDSKQEFLGRDLKYYENGTKWAADSYLKSQDRADNSKIKDIVQRAIDKAWEYNNSAVTNINTKREKAGFNSGNEHSGKIGSSDNNDNASKSGSPNSNNTTVDISTELTKSQQRIVDILKMDYDTAYDKMREIHKKFAEYEDYEPTKKEREDFFALYDRLKTEVPDTNMLINNGKDRIGLDDTYNMISMSYPTLKEKQLADIQKVKDVLSQANTEINVTNSELNVTDEQLSNIKNKISDIRKLSNEDLLKKVQDSSDNIRLAIGNGKDVNEDELHEFITLRERYNELLESDKVGECYKNSQSSIDRTFNKIIEQHNADYEAIINHQKELIQEVEQITPPEVSTNDIKEDSINETPKESLKEKTSTPQNNQSELRDLYSKLQKSMMDIIFKERSPQGIGEDDIRDFITSRERFNELLQSSDVGESYKDKKSKIDDFFKRITEQYNIDYEKIISQQEELLEETKQLSTSEDFKETSKEKPKEVIKEEPKETIKEETLNVPNESSDIQSEVTSFENLKTAITQVTSEVDKKTQAFKEEQQVVTGTVQREINSLDVLIGTLVTIQEHIEKIKASAAELQNINASNASSQSQTTATENSANNNQEKLQNDLKTTQSNAETLNQTLKEIKENSTISIKIEAPEEVTSKLITQLEALKKILDNDWLSKVQELSKLKELKNLGITDKALDKFKNLKTGLDGIVKSFNKINDGGFAFLDNLTILAQQGEALKDLTTLLKTSQSQLTNARNTVNNNKNFINEDVYDNNSEQWLKDNVDALSNNSKYIGVLDAEIARATNGMVKFTANVKNAKNEWQKLSGTVKADGSLTNVSLKNIQGKQANNLDNVLNGNSNTSQLSNKEDILKDIEKSLKTIYDYRVKIASINDTDTLNDLQSKLSSEEQQYKQLVDNYKTNYSAHPNDLDDDFRNVVKPVKVKGRKNIRVASADDILDKITKQQAEVSKLKNLEGSIFKDKGDNSFNDYLQDQENKLNELIKKYKQYGDVVQDVQQKIEDAKVNGSNEGISQADTLRANYDSVNKIHGELQNGNQQGFLEQYYVRANKAVTKLIGKQQQGEEITKKELQNVQSLYNEYKKIANAGTPLADNIRGKVNADSYILNNAKQQGTIISQGEFKETDISKGLATAIIKIRNAKGEIRDLQYTWNDGMISMADNTKKVQTSLVGVPKIMDALSKKSKELITYWTANYINPYKIIEMIQKGVNIVKELDTALVDLRKTTTMSSTDLKDFYSDANEAAKEYGVTTKQIIDQASSWSRLGYSDKNSATEMAKLSSQFATISPGMDIDKATTGLVSTMKAFDVQVDDVKDGIMSKINSVGNAFATSNDEIIDGLERSASAMASTGASLEDTIAIFTGGQEIVQNAESVGSAMKTFSMRIRGMDEEGEALDELSNVKGDVYELTNGKVSIMKDENTYRSIYDILKDIAGVWDDITDKNKAKLLEKLFAKTRANTGAAILQNWDQVEKAVKTMEDSAGSADNEMSIAADSIEFKLNKLSQTWVGFAQDTLSQNSLKGTISLLTGLSQTLTGILGVIQNITSLGGILPSGGLLGDLGIASGFVMNKMGIGKRTVSVVMYCAHPSKIMYNVT, from the coding sequence ATGAAGACACGAGATATCGGCATAATATCATTAATGTCGAATTATGATAGTAAAAGTATTAAACAAGTAATAGATAAACTAGACAAACAAGTTAAATCTGAAGTTAACGGCAAATTTAATGCTATTGGTGATGAAATAAGAAAGCAATTTGAATCAGCAATGAATGTCGTTCAAAGACCTACTTTGAAAAATGCTAATATAACTAGTTACCTAACAGATCTAATAAAGAATATTATGGGTTCAGGTTCTCCTGCGGATATATCTGAATATATTACTGATTTTACAAATCGAATGGAAGCTTTGCATAAGATTGTTGCTTCAAGTGATTATAAAGATTTACTACGTCCATTAAGCGGAAATCAAATAGATAAATTATTGACTGAAGCTGATAAGATTGCAGAACTTCAACAAACTATAGCAAACAGAAATGCTAATCTTGTTAAAAATAGAGAACAGATAATTAAGGCGAATCCAGCAAAAACAAAGCCTAGTGAAATACTTAAATCTTACGTCAAAAAAGAGTCTGGTTATACTGTTGATAAGAATATTTCTTCGGAGCTGTCAGATTTTGCTTCGTTAAAGATTGGTAATTCAAGTGAAGATGTAAATAAACAGCTTCAAAACTATCAACTTTTGTTAAATGTTTTTGAAAAGTTAAATCTTGAAAAAAAGCATATGACAGATGGGTCAAAAGAATTAGTTGGTTATAATAATCAATTAGAAGATACTTACAATAAAATATTAAACATAGAGAAATCAATTCCCGAATTAAAAGAATTTAGAGAGTCTTTGGCACAAAGTGATTCTAAACAAGAATTTTTGGGTAGAGACCTTAAATATTATGAAAATGGAACTAAATGGGCGGCAGATTCTTATCTTAAATCTCAAGATCGTGCAGATAATAGCAAAATTAAAGATATTGTTCAAAGAGCGATTGATAAAGCTTGGGAATACAATAATAGTGCTGTCACTAATATTAATACAAAAAGAGAAAAAGCTGGGTTCAATAGCGGAAATGAACATAGTGGGAAAATAGGTTCTAGTGATAATAATGATAATGCTAGTAAGAGTGGATCGCCTAACTCCAATAATACAACAGTTGATATTAGCACGGAGTTGACCAAATCTCAACAAAGAATAGTCGATATTCTGAAAATGGATTACGATACTGCTTATGATAAGATGAGAGAGATACATAAGAAGTTTGCAGAATACGAAGATTATGAACCTACAAAAAAAGAACGTGAAGATTTTTTTGCGTTATATGACAGACTTAAAACTGAAGTCCCAGATACTAATATGTTAATTAATAATGGGAAGGATCGGATTGGTCTTGATGACACATACAACATGATAAGTATGTCATACCCAACTCTCAAAGAAAAACAATTAGCTGATATTCAAAAAGTAAAAGATGTGTTGTCCCAAGCTAATACAGAGATTAATGTAACCAATTCGGAACTTAATGTAACTGACGAACAACTATCTAATATAAAAAATAAAATATCAGATATTCGTAAATTAAGTAATGAAGATTTACTGAAAAAAGTTCAAGATAGTTCGGATAATATTAGACTTGCAATAGGCAACGGAAAAGATGTTAATGAAGATGAACTTCATGAATTTATTACATTAAGAGAACGTTACAATGAATTGCTTGAAAGTGATAAAGTTGGAGAATGTTATAAAAATAGTCAATCTAGTATAGATAGAACTTTTAATAAAATCATTGAACAACATAACGCTGATTATGAAGCAATCATTAATCATCAAAAGGAACTTATTCAGGAAGTAGAACAAATCACTCCTCCGGAAGTCTCGACGAACGATATTAAAGAAGATTCTATAAATGAAACCCCTAAAGAATCCTTAAAAGAAAAAACATCCACTCCACAAAATAATCAATCGGAACTACGGGATTTATATTCGAAACTTCAAAAGAGCATGATGGATATCATATTTAAAGAACGCTCGCCACAAGGAATTGGAGAAGATGACATTCGTGATTTTATTACATCAAGAGAACGTTTTAATGAATTACTTCAAAGTAGTGATGTTGGAGAAAGCTATAAGGATAAAAAATCAAAGATAGACGATTTTTTTAAGAGGATTACTGAACAATATAACATTGATTATGAAAAAATTATCAGTCAACAAGAGGAACTTCTTGAAGAAACAAAGCAACTGTCTACCAGTGAAGATTTCAAGGAAACGTCTAAGGAAAAACCTAAAGAAGTAATTAAAGAAGAGCCTAAAGAAACGATCAAAGAAGAAACATTAAATGTCCCAAATGAAAGTTCTGATATTCAATCTGAAGTAACTTCTTTTGAAAACTTAAAAACTGCAATCACTCAAGTTACTTCAGAAGTAGATAAAAAGACACAGGCATTTAAAGAAGAACAACAAGTTGTTACTGGTACTGTTCAGAGGGAGATTAATTCACTAGATGTTTTAATTGGTACATTAGTAACCATTCAAGAACATATAGAAAAAATCAAAGCTTCAGCGGCAGAATTACAAAATATTAATGCGAGTAATGCTTCATCTCAGTCTCAAACAACTGCAACAGAAAATTCTGCAAACAATAATCAAGAAAAACTTCAAAACGATTTAAAGACAACTCAATCCAATGCGGAAACACTTAATCAAACTTTAAAAGAAATCAAAGAAAATTCTACTATTTCTATTAAAATAGAAGCACCTGAAGAAGTCACCTCTAAACTTATAACTCAACTAGAAGCTTTAAAGAAAATTTTAGATAATGATTGGTTAAGTAAGGTTCAAGAATTATCTAAGCTTAAAGAATTAAAGAATTTAGGCATTACCGACAAGGCATTGGACAAGTTTAAAAATCTTAAAACTGGTCTTGACGGTATAGTAAAGAGTTTTAATAAGATTAATGATGGTGGTTTTGCTTTCTTAGATAATCTTACAATTTTAGCCCAACAAGGCGAAGCTCTTAAAGATTTAACTACTTTGCTTAAAACAAGCCAAAGTCAATTAACAAATGCACGTAATACAGTAAACAATAATAAGAACTTTATTAACGAAGATGTTTATGATAACAATTCGGAGCAATGGTTAAAGGATAATGTTGATGCTTTAAGTAATAATAGCAAATACATAGGGGTTTTGGATGCTGAAATTGCTCGTGCCACAAACGGTATGGTTAAATTCACCGCCAATGTAAAAAATGCTAAAAATGAATGGCAAAAATTAAGCGGTACAGTTAAGGCAGATGGAAGTCTTACTAATGTTTCTTTGAAGAACATACAAGGTAAACAAGCGAATAATCTTGACAATGTTCTTAATGGCAATTCTAACACTTCCCAACTATCTAATAAGGAAGATATTTTAAAAGACATTGAGAAGTCACTAAAAACGATTTATGATTATCGCGTTAAGATAGCTTCAATTAACGATACTGATACTTTAAATGATTTACAATCCAAGTTAAGTTCAGAAGAACAACAATACAAGCAATTGGTTGATAATTACAAAACAAATTATTCTGCACACCCAAATGACTTAGATGATGACTTTAGAAATGTTGTCAAACCTGTTAAAGTGAAGGGTAGGAAAAATATAAGAGTTGCTAGTGCAGATGATATTTTAGATAAAATAACAAAGCAACAAGCAGAAGTATCAAAGCTTAAAAACCTCGAAGGTAGCATATTCAAGGATAAAGGAGACAACTCATTTAATGATTATCTTCAAGACCAAGAAAATAAATTAAATGAATTAATAAAAAAATATAAGCAATATGGCGATGTTGTTCAAGATGTTCAACAAAAGATAGAAGATGCAAAAGTAAACGGTTCAAACGAGGGAATATCACAAGCAGACACCCTTAGAGCAAACTATGACTCTGTAAATAAGATACATGGAGAGCTTCAAAACGGTAATCAACAAGGTTTTCTTGAGCAATATTACGTGAGGGCTAACAAGGCTGTCACAAAGTTGATTGGTAAGCAACAACAAGGTGAAGAAATAACAAAAAAAGAACTTCAAAATGTTCAGAGCCTATATAACGAGTATAAGAAAATAGCGAATGCCGGCACACCTCTTGCAGACAATATAAGAGGTAAAGTTAATGCCGATAGTTATATCTTAAATAATGCTAAGCAACAAGGAACTATAATTTCTCAAGGTGAGTTCAAGGAAACCGACATTTCAAAGGGTCTTGCAACTGCTATTATTAAAATCCGTAATGCAAAGGGTGAAATTAGAGACCTTCAATATACTTGGAATGACGGTATGATTAGCATGGCTGATAATACCAAGAAAGTTCAAACTTCTTTAGTTGGCGTTCCAAAAATTATGGACGCACTTTCTAAAAAGTCTAAAGAGTTAATTACATATTGGACGGCTAATTACATAAATCCTTATAAGATAATCGAAATGATTCAAAAAGGTGTCAATATTGTAAAGGAACTTGATACTGCCCTTGTTGACCTTCGTAAGACTACAACAATGTCTTCGACAGATTTGAAAGATTTCTATTCTGATGCTAATGAGGCAGCAAAAGAGTACGGCGTTACAACTAAACAGATTATTGATCAAGCAAGTTCATGGAGTAGACTAGGTTATTCAGACAAGAACAGTGCTACAGAAATGGCAAAACTAAGTTCACAATTTGCTACTATCTCTCCTGGAATGGATATAGACAAAGCCACAACAGGATTAGTATCTACAATGAAAGCCTTTGACGTTCAAGTAGATGATGTTAAAGACGGAATTATGTCAAAGATTAATTCTGTTGGTAATGCATTTGCTACAAGTAATGACGAAATTATTGACGGTCTGGAACGTTCGGCTTCAGCAATGGCTTCAACCGGTGCAAGTTTGGAAGATACTATTGCTATTTTTACAGGCGGTCAAGAAATCGTACAAAATGCTGAAAGTGTTGGTTCAGCAATGAAAACCTTCTCAATGCGTATTAGAGGTATGGATGAAGAAGGTGAAGCCCTTGACGAATTATCAAATGTCAAAGGTGACGTATATGAGCTAACTAACGGTAAAGTTAGTATCATGAAAGATGAAAATACATACCGTAGCATTTATGATATTTTAAAAGATATAGCAGGAGTTTGGGACGACATTACTGATAAAAATAAGGCAAAATTGCTCGAAAAATTATTTGCTAAAACCAGAGCAAATACAGGTGCTGCTATTCTTCAAAACTGGGATCAAGTGGAAAAAGCCGTTAAAACAATGGAAGACAGTGCTGGAAGTGCTGATAACGAAATGAGCATAGCGGCTGATAGTATTGAATTTAAACTAAATAAGCTATCACAAACTTGGGTAGGTTTTGCTCAAGATACTTTATCTCAAAATTCATTAAAGGGGACGATTTCTCTTTTAACAGGATTATCACAAACACTTACTGGAATTTTGGGTGTAATTCAAAACATCACATCTCTTGGGGGAATATTACCAAGTGGTGGATTGCTTGGAGACTTGGGAATTGCATCTGGCTTTGTGATGAATAAAATGGGTATTGGTAAACGTACAGTTTCAGTGGTAATGTACTGTGCCCACCCCTCTAAGATTATGTATAATGTCACATAA
- a CDS encoding IS607 family transposase produces MELLSIGKFAKTVGVTTTTLRRMHQSGELIPAHISNGGTRYYSTEQLKLFQSSNNERIVIGYCRVSTPSQKDDLETQVQNVKSYMYAKGYKFDIIKDIGSGINYKKKGLKELINRIENNEVSKVVILYKDRLIRFGFELIEYLCEINNVEIEVIDNSECSKEKELTDDLIQVITVFANRLYGQHSKKTKRLINEVRNNADNKENQT; encoded by the coding sequence ATGGAATTGTTAAGCATAGGTAAATTTGCTAAAACTGTAGGAGTAACTACGACAACATTAAGAAGAATGCATCAAAGTGGCGAGTTAATTCCTGCACATATTTCAAATGGTGGAACAAGGTATTATTCTACGGAACAATTAAAATTATTCCAATCAAGTAATAATGAAAGAATAGTTATTGGTTATTGTAGAGTAAGCACTCCATCACAAAAAGACGATTTAGAAACACAAGTACAAAATGTCAAATCATATATGTATGCTAAGGGATATAAATTTGACATTATAAAAGACATTGGTTCGGGTATAAATTATAAAAAGAAAGGTTTAAAAGAACTCATTAATAGGATAGAAAATAATGAAGTTTCTAAAGTTGTAATTTTATATAAAGATAGGTTGATTCGATTTGGATTTGAATTAATTGAATATTTGTGTGAAATTAATAACGTAGAAATAGAAGTTATAGACAATTCGGAATGTAGTAAAGAGAAAGAATTAACAGATGATTTAATTCAAGTTATTACAGTTTTTGCGAATAGATTGTATGGACAACATTCAAAGAAAACAAAACGACTTATTAATGAGGTGAGAAACAATGCTGATAACAAAGAAAATCAGACTTAA